The following coding sequences are from one Pseudonocardia sp. EC080619-01 window:
- a CDS encoding ABC transporter ATP-binding protein: MTGSAEPAPLGEVSGRDVLRGSLGAFRGRIAAAAALFCSHQAGEALVPVLVGVIIDRAVATGDPVALAGWLAVLALDFLVLSYSYRFGARRAWSAEAWADARLRRLVAARLLHPRGGGEAGRLPGELSGIAVSDAKRVAELNVAVPFGFAAVAAVAVAAVSLLTISPTLGLLILLGTPPLLWLVQLVVKPLQKRSGPEQEHAAQAAGTAADLVAGLRVLNGIGARPAAVRRYRVRSRDALGATLRATRAEAGFLGSVQLANGLFLAVIALVGGMLAANGSITVGGLVSAVGLAQFLVGPLQMFGFVSARLAQGRASAARIATVLSAGPAVGSGPDELAGTPGAGPAELAVRGLRHGRLGGDEGLDLTVTPGPPAAVVTADPEDAAALLSCLARETEPDGGRIALDGVALDAWPADVARGAVLVAAHDAHLFTGTLRENVLAGAPDDTDPEPAMAAAAADQVATTLPAGADTDVSARGRSLSGGQRQRIALARALAADAPVLVLHDPTTAVDAVTEVRVAEGLARFRAGRSTLLVTTSPVLLDRAGEVLFVVGGRVRSRGRHAELMDDPDYRAVVTA, encoded by the coding sequence ATGACAGGGTCCGCTGAGCCGGCACCGCTCGGGGAGGTGTCCGGGCGGGACGTCCTGCGTGGCTCGCTCGGCGCGTTCCGCGGCCGGATCGCCGCCGCGGCGGCGTTGTTCTGCAGCCACCAGGCCGGCGAGGCTCTGGTGCCCGTGCTGGTCGGTGTGATCATCGACCGTGCCGTCGCGACCGGGGACCCGGTCGCGCTGGCCGGGTGGCTCGCGGTCCTCGCACTGGACTTCCTGGTGCTGTCGTACTCCTACCGGTTCGGTGCCCGGCGGGCCTGGTCGGCGGAGGCATGGGCGGACGCCCGGCTGCGCCGCCTGGTCGCCGCCCGGCTGCTGCACCCGCGGGGCGGCGGGGAGGCCGGCCGGCTGCCCGGCGAGCTCTCCGGGATCGCGGTGTCCGACGCCAAGCGGGTCGCCGAGCTCAACGTCGCCGTCCCGTTCGGGTTCGCCGCGGTCGCGGCCGTCGCGGTCGCCGCGGTCTCGTTGCTGACCATCTCGCCGACGCTGGGCCTGCTGATCCTGCTCGGCACCCCGCCGCTGCTCTGGCTGGTGCAGCTCGTGGTCAAGCCGCTGCAGAAGCGGTCGGGGCCGGAGCAGGAGCACGCCGCCCAGGCCGCCGGGACCGCGGCCGACCTGGTCGCCGGGCTGCGGGTGCTCAACGGCATCGGCGCCCGCCCGGCCGCCGTCCGCCGGTACCGGGTCCGCAGCCGGGACGCGCTCGGCGCGACACTGCGCGCCACCCGCGCCGAGGCCGGGTTCCTCGGCTCGGTCCAGCTGGCCAACGGCCTGTTCCTCGCGGTGATCGCGCTGGTCGGCGGCATGCTGGCCGCGAACGGCTCGATCACCGTCGGCGGGCTGGTGTCCGCGGTCGGCCTGGCCCAGTTCCTGGTCGGTCCCCTGCAGATGTTCGGCTTCGTCAGCGCCCGGCTCGCCCAGGGACGGGCGTCGGCGGCCCGGATCGCGACCGTGCTCTCGGCCGGACCGGCCGTCGGCTCCGGCCCGGACGAGCTCGCCGGCACCCCGGGCGCCGGGCCGGCCGAGCTGGCGGTGCGCGGGCTGCGCCACGGCCGCCTCGGCGGCGACGAGGGCCTCGACCTGACCGTGACGCCGGGCCCGCCCGCCGCCGTCGTGACCGCCGACCCGGAGGACGCGGCCGCGCTGCTGTCCTGCCTGGCCCGGGAGACCGAACCGGACGGCGGCCGGATCGCGCTCGACGGCGTCGCGCTCGACGCGTGGCCGGCCGACGTCGCCCGCGGCGCCGTGCTGGTCGCCGCGCACGACGCCCACCTGTTCACCGGCACCCTGCGCGAGAACGTGCTGGCCGGCGCCCCGGACGACACGGACCCGGAACCGGCGATGGCCGCCGCGGCCGCCGACCAGGTCGCGACGACCCTGCCGGCGGGCGCCGACACCGACGTCTCCGCACGGGGCCGGTCGCTGTCCGGCGGGCAGCGGCAACGGATCGCGCTGGCCCGTGCGCTGGCCGCGGACGCCCCGGTGCTCGTCCTGCACGACCCGACGACGGCGGTCGACGCCGTCACCGAGGTCCGGGTCGCCGAGGGCCTGGCCCGTTTCCGGGCCGGTCGCAGCACCCTGCTGGTGACCACGAGCCCGGTGCTGCTGGACCGGGCGGGCGAGGTGCTGTTCGTCGTCGGGGGCCGGGTCCGGTCCCGCGGCCGGCACGCCGAGCTGATGGACGACCCCGACTACCGCGCGGTGGTGACCGCATGA
- a CDS encoding pyridoxal-dependent decarboxylase, whose amino-acid sequence MPDLTPDEFRALGHLFVDAVADSRAGLHRRPVRDVVEPGTVRARFDDHAAEAPSPLAAFPSLVETVTGDAETRWQHPGFHAFFPANASLTSLLGELLSGSAGAQGMLWSTSPACTEVEQAITDQLARALGLAEEFTHDGGGGGVIQDSASSASLVALLAALHRAAPGPDDGWRARGVTGRERVYVTAETHSSLAKAVRTAGLGARGLRTVPCTTGTASMDPEALRVAMAEDAAAGLLPVMVCATVGTTSTGASDPVGPVAAVAAEHRAWVHVDAAWAGVAALCEEHRWVVDGADRADSFCTDAHKWLLTAFDASLLWVRDASALPAALSIAAPYLRDAASDSGAVVDYRDWQVPLGRRFRALKLWAVLHGQGLSGLRAPAGARRAGRRAGRTRPRSRRPRPGRRARARPGLPARDRHRLGRGRRRGHPDAAGRGERDRPGPAVRHRRRRATGDPGGVRQPGDRNRAARRSLDDSRRPVVIFPGR is encoded by the coding sequence GTGCCCGACCTGACTCCGGACGAGTTCCGCGCCCTCGGCCACCTGTTCGTCGACGCGGTCGCCGACTCCCGGGCCGGGCTGCACCGGCGGCCGGTCCGCGACGTCGTCGAGCCGGGCACCGTGCGCGCCCGGTTCGACGACCACGCGGCCGAGGCCCCGTCCCCGCTGGCCGCGTTCCCCTCGCTGGTCGAGACCGTCACCGGCGACGCCGAGACCCGCTGGCAGCATCCCGGCTTCCACGCGTTCTTCCCGGCCAACGCGTCGCTGACCTCGCTGCTCGGCGAGCTCCTGTCCGGCTCCGCGGGGGCGCAGGGGATGCTCTGGTCGACCTCGCCGGCGTGCACCGAGGTCGAGCAGGCGATCACCGACCAGCTGGCCCGCGCACTCGGCCTCGCCGAGGAGTTCACCCACGACGGCGGCGGTGGCGGCGTCATCCAGGACTCGGCGTCGTCGGCGTCGCTGGTGGCGCTGCTGGCGGCGCTGCACCGCGCCGCACCCGGCCCGGACGACGGCTGGCGGGCACGCGGCGTCACCGGCCGCGAGCGCGTGTACGTGACCGCCGAGACGCACTCCTCGCTGGCCAAGGCGGTCCGCACGGCCGGACTGGGTGCGCGTGGCCTGCGCACGGTGCCCTGCACGACCGGCACGGCGTCGATGGATCCCGAGGCGCTGCGCGTGGCGATGGCCGAGGACGCGGCGGCGGGGCTGCTCCCGGTCATGGTGTGCGCGACCGTCGGCACCACCTCGACCGGCGCGTCGGACCCGGTCGGCCCGGTCGCCGCCGTCGCGGCCGAGCACCGGGCCTGGGTGCACGTCGACGCGGCCTGGGCGGGCGTCGCGGCGCTGTGCGAGGAGCACCGCTGGGTGGTCGACGGCGCCGACCGGGCGGACTCGTTCTGCACCGACGCACACAAGTGGCTGCTCACCGCGTTCGACGCGTCGCTGCTCTGGGTCCGGGACGCGTCCGCGCTGCCCGCGGCCCTCTCGATCGCGGCGCCGTACCTGCGGGACGCGGCGTCGGACTCCGGCGCGGTCGTCGACTACCGGGACTGGCAGGTGCCGCTCGGGCGCCGGTTCCGGGCGTTGAAGCTGTGGGCGGTGCTGCACGGCCAGGGGCTGTCCGGGCTGCGCGCACCTGCGGGGGCACGTCGCGCTGGCCGCCGAGCTGGCCGAACGCGTCCGCGGTCACGACGGCCTCGACCTGGCCGCCGAGCCCGTGCTCGCCCTGGTCTGCCTGCGCGTGACCGGCACCGGCTCGGACGGGGGCGACGACGAGGCCACCCGGACGCTGCTGGACGCGGCGAACGCGACCGGCCGGGTCCTGCTGTCCGGCACCGACGTCGGCGGGCGACCGGTGATCCGGGTGGCGTTCGGCAACCCGGCGACCGGAACCGGGCAGCTCGACGATCTCTGGACGATTCTCGCAGGCCGGTAGTGATCTTCCCGGGCAGGTAA